The DNA window TTTTGTCAATGGCCTTCAGCCGGTTCGTGTCGGGTTGGGAATTGTCATTCCACACACTCCAAAGGGAGTCAAGGTTAGGCTTTTGTGCTACCAGCGGTTGGCTGCTCATCATAAGCATACAAAAGCCCATCACAATGCGAAAAAGTTGTTTCATTGTAACGCAGAATTTGCCGGGAAATTTAGATCAAAATTCTGCATGTTGAGATACCGATTTTTGCTACGTAGCTATGGCGTTTCAACCCATCACGGGCACAAGTGATCCAAACCTACAATATTATTTACCGATCTTGTTTAGCACATTGACCGGTAGGGTTACGTAGCAATATATTTCCGGCTACGTAGCGATGGTATTTCAACCCATCGCGGGCACAAGTGATCCAAACCTACAATATTATTTACCGATCTTGTTTGGCACATTGACTGGGTAGGGTTATGTAGCAATATATTTCCGGCTACGTAGCGATGGCGTTTCAACTCATCGCGGGTTTTTGGCTATTCCCCCTGCTTCCGGTGCTGTGAGACCGGGTAGGGTTGAAACCCTACCCTACGTAGCTATACCATTCCCTCGATTTGCATCTCCAGACTTTTCAATTCATTTTTCAGGCTCATTTCCTGGTGATGTTTTTCCTGGTTCTTGATGTAATTTCTCACGTTTATTATGTGTGAGGGGCTAACGGATATAACAGCGTAACCATCTTGCCAGGCAAATGAGCCTTCAATTAATCCTTGCTCATTTAGCCATTTTGAAGATGCACCTTTTAGTTGCTTAACCATATCGCTTGCTGCATATTTTGGTTTCAGACATACCAGGCAATGCAGGTGATCTTCAACTCCATTAATAAAATCCAGGTAATAATCATTTTCCTTGGAAATTTCGC is part of the Bacteroidia bacterium genome and encodes:
- the tnpA gene encoding IS200/IS605 family transposase, which gives rise to MSQTYHSIWLHLIWSTKNREPLLTKEIRFSLFDQIREISKENDYYLDFINGVEDHLHCLVCLKPKYAASDMVKQLKGASSKWLNEQGLIEGSFAWQDGYAVISVSPSHIINVRNYIKNQEKHHQEMSLKNELKSLEMQIEGMV